A genomic stretch from Aedes albopictus strain Foshan chromosome 2, AalbF5, whole genome shotgun sequence includes:
- the LOC109401032 gene encoding pyrroline-5-carboxylate reductase 1, mitochondrial produces the protein MRNICGNLLKMGFLGGGKTAQAMAKGFISAGLVKGENITASFSPQDEVNLQAFKELGAGTYLDSVPVVQRSEVVFITVKPWIVPAVLKQVLTNSKDKLFISVAMGVKLKELEASLLPTARVIRVMPNTATLVRAGASVFVRGSAATEDDCSLTQSLLESVGTCDEVTEQLIDPITALSGSGPGYVFTMIEAMADGAVKMGLSRDLAYKLAAQTVMGSGKMVLETGAHPGQLKDDVASPGGSTITGISFLEKHAFRYIVSGAIEAATQRCREVSGKE, from the exons ATGCGAAATATTTGCGGGAATTTGCTGAAAATGGGGTTCCTTGGTGGTGGGAAAACAGCACAGGCAATGGCCAAAGGATTCATATCGGCTG GTTTGGTGAAGGGAGAGAACATTACCGCCAGTTTCAGTCCTCAAGACGAGGTTAATTTGCAAGCGTTCAAAGAGCTCGGGGCTGGAACGTATCTTGACAGTGTTCCGGTTGTGCAGCGATCCGAAGTGGTGTTCATTACGGTCAAGCCATGGATCGTTCCAGCGGTGTTGAAGCAAGTGTTGACGAATAGTAAGGATAAGCTCTTCATTTCGGTGGCAATGGGAGTCAAGCTGAAAGAACTGGAAGCA TCCCTGCTCCCAACTGCACGCGTCATCAGGGTCATGCCTAATACGGCCACGCTGGTCCGTGCCGGGGCTTCCGTGTTTGTGCGCGGCTCTGCAGCAACCGAGGATGATTGCTCGCTGACGCAATCGCTACTAGAGTCGGTGGGGACTTGCGACGAAGTAACGGAACAATTGATAGACCCCATCACTGCCTTGTCGGGAAGTGGTCCGGGCTATGTGTTCACCATGATCGAAGCGATGGCCGACGGAGCCGTCAAGATGGGTCTTTCGCGTGATTTGGCGTACAAATTGGCAGCCCAAACGGTCATGGGATCCGGCAAAATGGTTCTGGAAACGGGAGCCCACCCGGGGCAACTCAAGGATGACGTTGCCAGCCCAGGAGGGTCGACCATTACGGGAATATCGTTTTTGGAGAAACATG CGTTCCGATACATTGTTAGTGGTGCCATCGAAGCCGCAACTCAGAGATGTCGGGAGGTGTCTGGAAAAGAATGA